The nucleotide sequence GCCTCGGCATCGCGCACGATGTCGGCCTCGAAGCCACGCTTGGCCTCGTAGATCGCAGTCTCGAAATCCGGTGGAGGGCGCGTCCGCTGAGACACATGCCGCAGCGACAGCTCGTAGGCTTCAACCCGCGCGCGCTCGGCCTCCCGCCGGCGCTGAATCAATGAATGGGCCATTGTCGTTCAACATGATTGGATGACTGTCAGCCGGACGCACTGAGAGCGTCGGCACGGAGCGTGTCGATCGCCACAGACTGTTCACGGCTGGTCTCCTCATTGTTGAACGCGCAGGTTGAATGGGAGGGGGCTCATATACCCGATCGCCAGCGCGCGCAAGATGTCTCGGTCTGATGGACCTAGAAACTGCGCATCGCGAGAGAGGCTCGCGACATTTTGGCAACGCTGCGGCCGCATACTCCGTCATTGCGAGCGACGCGAAGCAATCCAGACTGCCTCAGAGGAAAGACTCTGGATTGCTTCGTCGCAAGAGCTCGTCGCAATGACGGCCGAGAGAAGTCACGTAAACTCCGCCTCCACCGTCCCCAGCCCGTCCAGCTCCATCCGCACCTTGTCGCCGGCGTTCAGCCACAGCGTCTTGACGAGACTTCCCGTCAGCACGAGCTGTCCCGCGTGCAACCCCTTGCCCTCGGCGGCGAGATGGTTGGCGAGCCAGGCGAGGGCGTTGTGGGGATGGCCGAGCACGTCGGCGCCGGTGCCGTGGCTGACCTCCTCGCCATTGACGATCGCGCGGCCCTTGACCGATTTCAGGTCCGGCACCGACGAGCGCGGCACCACCTCACCCAGCACGCAGCCGGCGGCGAAGAAGTCGTCGGCGATCAGCGTCGGTGCGCCCATCGTCTCCCACTTCACATAGCGGTCGTCGACGATCTCGATCGCCGGATGATAGCTTTCAACGGCCTCGCCGACCCATTCGGCGGTGAATGGCGCCTCGCCGGCCGCAAGGTCCCGCTTCAGCCGCACCGCGATCTCGCATTCGACGCCGACCCGGACATAATTGGAGGCGGCGAGCTTCACGCCGCTGTCGTGGACGCCCTTCTGGAATACGCCGCCGCCGCAAGGATGCGGGATGCCGATATAGTCCTGCATCACCTGGCTGGTGCAGCCGATCTTGTAACCGACCAGCGGCCCGACATGCGGCAGCAGGAGGTCGTGCAGCGCGCGCTGGACCTCATAGCCCTCGGCTTCGTCGGCGGGCGGGTGATCCAGCGCCGCGAGCGGGGCGTGGTTGCGGCGCGCGAGCGCAATTGCCTTTGCGGCTTTGAGAATATTGTCCATCGGCGCCGCCTCCCACGCATCACAATCGAGGTCGGCACTTCAGCATCCCCGCCGGGGCGTGACAAGCGCGGGCCAAACG is from Bradyrhizobium xenonodulans and encodes:
- a CDS encoding 2-keto-4-pentenoate hydratase; amino-acid sequence: MDNILKAAKAIALARRNHAPLAALDHPPADEAEGYEVQRALHDLLLPHVGPLVGYKIGCTSQVMQDYIGIPHPCGGGVFQKGVHDSGVKLAASNYVRVGVECEIAVRLKRDLAAGEAPFTAEWVGEAVESYHPAIEIVDDRYVKWETMGAPTLIADDFFAAGCVLGEVVPRSSVPDLKSVKGRAIVNGEEVSHGTGADVLGHPHNALAWLANHLAAEGKGLHAGQLVLTGSLVKTLWLNAGDKVRMELDGLGTVEAEFT